In Mycolicibacterium mucogenicum DSM 44124, the following are encoded in one genomic region:
- a CDS encoding DAPG hydrolase family protein encodes MSYLGYRGDDADTPFGRFFNPEMAALPRHVVEALEHGPQAGPVLPDFDEPLAADGYQQTENGYGTLSDGGYTVAVRTDMPGVTPQMWDWWFGWHGCDARRYKLWHPRAHVSAQWRDGRDELAYVGRTSLVEEYLGSALSSVAIQFVDPESQGHAGLAIVARLGSPDIPVDIGWLVHQVRPTPDGAEMRSRFWMGGQHVSFRAGKSLADHAFRVLAARQLPQPRDLLVHCAQEMNHLAGFLPELHAQFG; translated from the coding sequence ATGAGCTACCTGGGTTACCGCGGTGACGACGCGGACACACCGTTCGGCAGGTTCTTCAACCCGGAGATGGCGGCGCTCCCACGCCACGTGGTGGAGGCGCTCGAGCACGGGCCGCAGGCCGGTCCGGTGCTGCCCGATTTCGACGAACCGCTGGCCGCGGACGGTTATCAGCAGACCGAGAACGGTTACGGCACGCTGTCGGACGGCGGCTACACCGTCGCCGTGCGCACCGACATGCCGGGCGTGACGCCGCAGATGTGGGACTGGTGGTTCGGCTGGCACGGCTGCGACGCGCGCCGCTACAAGCTGTGGCACCCGCGGGCGCACGTGTCGGCGCAGTGGCGCGACGGCCGTGACGAACTGGCCTATGTCGGCCGGACCTCGCTGGTCGAGGAGTACCTCGGCTCGGCGCTCAGCTCGGTCGCGATCCAGTTCGTCGACCCGGAGTCGCAAGGGCACGCCGGGCTGGCGATCGTCGCCCGCCTCGGGTCGCCGGACATCCCGGTCGACATCGGCTGGCTGGTTCATCAGGTGCGGCCGACACCGGACGGTGCCGAGATGCGCTCTCGCTTCTGGATGGGTGGGCAGCACGTCAGCTTCCGTGCCGGTAAGTCCTTGGCGGACCATGCGTTTCGGGTGCTCGCTGCGCGTCAGCTGCCGCAGCCGCGGGATCTGCTGGTGCACTGCGCGCAGGAGATGAACCACCTCGCCGGCTTCCTGCCGGAGCTCCACGCGCAGTTCGGTTAG